One segment of Nostoc flagelliforme CCNUN1 DNA contains the following:
- a CDS encoding ISAs1 family transposase codes for MPTGFENKKSKTKVFFAPSIDSKDITTQFQEYFTLIKDPRVERTRWHSLIDIITIAILAVIAGGQGWEDIEEYGLNKQEWLETFLELPEGIPSPDTFRRVFEKINPKEFEKCFRCWVQSLVEKLGVEVVAIDGKTHRGSYDRESQLKALHTVSAWSSEHRLVLGQTKVTDKSNEITAIPALLEMLDISGCIITIDAMGTQKSIAQKIITADSDYILSLKDNHPTLHQQVKNWFEIAQSLGFKDVDVNISQRIEKGHHRIENRQVYTVPVTQIPALHQQNDWVGLKTVVMVVRSIQHWNKTTNEVQFYITSLTSDANKIGSAIRQHWGIENSVHWTLDVIFHEDECRIRSLHSPQNFALLRRIALNALERETSFRRSIRQKSRRAAMNDRYMLSVLAAALSNSTQELESTCQ; via the coding sequence ATGCCAACAGGATTTGAGAACAAGAAAAGCAAAACCAAAGTATTTTTTGCACCCAGTATAGATAGCAAAGACATTACCACTCAGTTTCAGGAATACTTCACTCTAATTAAAGACCCCAGAGTAGAAAGGACGAGATGGCATTCACTGATCGATATCATTACCATAGCGATTTTGGCAGTAATAGCAGGAGGGCAAGGTTGGGAAGATATCGAGGAATATGGACTCAATAAACAGGAGTGGTTGGAGACATTTCTAGAACTGCCAGAGGGAATACCCAGTCCAGACACTTTTAGAAGAGTATTTGAGAAAATTAACCCCAAAGAATTTGAGAAATGTTTTCGTTGCTGGGTACAATCGTTAGTAGAGAAGTTGGGAGTAGAAGTAGTAGCTATAGATGGGAAAACTCATCGAGGCTCATATGACCGAGAATCTCAGCTAAAAGCCTTACACACAGTCAGTGCATGGTCAAGTGAACACCGTTTGGTATTAGGACAAACAAAGGTCACTGACAAATCCAATGAAATCACCGCGATTCCAGCACTGTTAGAAATGTTAGATATATCTGGCTGCATCATCACAATTGATGCAATGGGTACTCAGAAATCGATTGCCCAAAAAATCATCACGGCTGATTCTGATTACATTTTGAGCTTGAAAGATAATCACCCTACGCTGCACCAGCAAGTGAAGAATTGGTTTGAAATAGCACAATCTCTTGGGTTTAAAGATGTTGATGTGAATATTAGTCAACGGATAGAAAAAGGGCATCACCGAATCGAAAATCGTCAAGTTTACACTGTGCCAGTTACACAAATTCCTGCACTTCATCAACAAAATGATTGGGTGGGACTAAAAACAGTCGTGATGGTAGTACGTTCAATTCAGCATTGGAATAAGACTACTAATGAGGTGCAATTTTACATCACTAGTCTCACCAGCGATGCTAACAAGATTGGCAGCGCGATTCGGCAGCATTGGGGAATTGAAAACTCTGTTCATTGGACATTAGATGTCATTTTTCATGAAGATGAATGTCGGATTCGTTCTCTACACAGCCCACAAAATTTTGCTTTACTACGTCGCATTGCACTCAATGCCTTAGAACGAGAAACATCTTTTCGTCGCAGTATTCGCCAAAAGTCACGCAGAGCAGCTATGAATGATCGGTACATGCTTTCTGTTTTGGCGGCGGCTCTCTCAAACTCCACACAGGAGCTAGAATCCACCTGTCAATAG
- a CDS encoding thiaminase II/PqqC family protein yields MTITCKLLLENHAQDWQEATVHPFLEQCQLGIIQPQQFNTWLMQDYLFVVEFTRMVGRVLASAPPEHFDVILGGLAALKDELNWFQEKATQRQLNLNIKKQPTCREYCEYMQSLADKPYPVQATAFWAIELAYNQGWQLPGKMPDPYNEFAQRWGNTDFTKYVKLLSQQADEVLETAQEDIQKQAEESFLIVAKFEHNFWQMAFHTAQHESK; encoded by the coding sequence ATGACTATTACCTGCAAACTTCTTTTAGAAAATCACGCTCAAGATTGGCAAGAAGCAACTGTGCATCCCTTTCTAGAACAGTGTCAATTAGGTATAATTCAACCCCAGCAATTCAATACATGGTTGATGCAAGATTATCTGTTTGTTGTGGAATTTACGCGGATGGTAGGGCGAGTATTAGCCAGCGCACCTCCAGAACATTTTGATGTGATACTAGGAGGACTGGCAGCTCTTAAAGACGAACTCAATTGGTTTCAAGAAAAAGCTACCCAACGACAACTGAATCTTAATATAAAAAAACAACCAACCTGTAGAGAATATTGTGAATATATGCAAAGTCTTGCAGACAAGCCTTATCCTGTACAAGCAACTGCATTTTGGGCTATTGAATTAGCCTATAATCAAGGTTGGCAACTACCAGGTAAGATGCCTGATCCTTACAATGAATTTGCACAAAGATGGGGAAATACTGATTTTACAAAATATGTAAAACTTTTGTCACAGCAAGCTGATGAGGTTTTAGAAACGGCACAGGAAGATATTCAAAAACAAGCTGAAGAATCTTTTTTAATAGTAGCAAAATTTGAACATAATTTCTGGCAGATGGCTTTTCACACAGCACAGCATGAATCAAAATAG
- a CDS encoding HARBI1 family protein: MMIVQELLTEFELIVDSMEQPRERPRDNKEQKKYFSGKKKQHTFKNQVVSMPEAKEIVDVVVGVKGPTSDISLFRKQQQKFAAEQSFQGDKAYIGGTNISTPHKKPRNGKLTAEQKEENKVFSSNRVFVEHIIRVIKIFRVASERFRLHPDTYEQVILTVCGLVRLRISSLILPGLS, encoded by the coding sequence ATGATGATTGTACAAGAATTATTGACCGAATTTGAGTTAATTGTGGATAGCATGGAGCAGCCCAGAGAAAGGCCCAGAGACAACAAGGAACAAAAAAAATATTTTTCTGGTAAGAAGAAGCAACATACCTTTAAAAACCAAGTTGTGTCTATGCCCGAAGCCAAAGAAATTGTAGATGTGGTAGTAGGAGTTAAGGGGCCAACGAGTGATATTTCTTTGTTTCGTAAGCAGCAGCAGAAGTTTGCTGCCGAACAATCATTTCAAGGCGATAAAGCCTATATAGGTGGTACGAATATCTCTACCCCTCATAAAAAACCTCGAAATGGGAAATTAACTGCTGAACAAAAGGAAGAAAATAAAGTCTTTTCTAGCAATCGAGTTTTTGTCGAACATATAATTAGGGTTATCAAGATTTTTCGGGTAGCATCAGAGAGATTTCGTCTTCATCCAGATACATATGAACAGGTAATTTTAACTGTGTGTGGTCTAGTTAGGTTAAGAATTAGTTCTCTGATTTTACCTGGTTTATCCTAG
- a CDS encoding transposase, whose amino-acid sequence MEDISQSYLSAPIRAIQGERTISIDEMTGIQATERVLPSLPMRPGKVECREFEYIRHGTQTLIANFDVTTGQVVVPSIDQTRTEADFLSHCQRLIASDPNASKWHLIMDCLNIHQSESLVKWIADIEGITFDTLGIKGQSGILQSMNTRAQFLTNPQHKVVFHFTPKHCSWLNQVEIWFSILTRKLLSRGSFSSQADLKQQRLEFY is encoded by the coding sequence GTGGAAGACATTAGCCAAAGCTATTTAAGCGCCCCAATACGAGCTATTCAGGGAGAACGCACCATTAGCATTGATGAAATGACCGGTATTCAAGCCACCGAACGCGTACTTCCTAGTTTACCGATGCGACCAGGCAAAGTCGAATGTCGAGAATTTGAATATATTCGGCATGGCACCCAAACCTTAATTGCCAATTTTGATGTTACTACAGGTCAAGTTGTAGTTCCTAGCATTGATCAAACTCGGACTGAAGCCGATTTCTTGTCCCATTGCCAACGCTTAATTGCGTCTGACCCAAATGCCAGCAAGTGGCATTTGATTATGGATTGTCTGAATATCCATCAATCGGAATCCTTAGTCAAATGGATTGCTGACATTGAAGGCATCACCTTTGACACCTTGGGCATTAAAGGCCAGTCTGGCATCCTCCAATCGATGAATACCCGCGCCCAGTTTTTAACCAATCCTCAGCACAAGGTGGTTTTTCATTTCACCCCAAAACACTGCTCTTGGCTTAATCAGGTTGAAATTTGGTTTAGTATTCTCACACGCAAACTCTTGTCTAGAGGTAGTTTTTCTTCTCAAGCGGATCTCAAACAGCAGAGGCTTGAATTTTATTGA
- a CDS encoding helix-turn-helix domain-containing protein produces the protein MAVYQSIIDQSLKRRIFVNAQDKKFVQCVSPKRARIVLKAALGQNNAEIARALDISIKMARHWRHYWVKTTEQSKTVMERLRDRPRPGSPLKFTLEQQVECMAFGVP, from the coding sequence ATCGCTGTTTATCAAAGCATAATTGATCAAAGCCTGAAACGACGTATTTTCGTCAATGCACAAGATAAGAAATTTGTACAGTGCGTAAGTCCTAAACGTGCCCGGATTGTGCTAAAAGCCGCGTTGGGACAAAACAATGCCGAAATTGCTCGAGCGCTCGATATAAGTATCAAGATGGCGCGGCACTGGCGACACTATTGGGTTAAGACCACCGAGCAATCCAAGACAGTGATGGAGCGATTGCGCGATCGCCCGCGTCCTGGTTCGCCGTTAAAATTTACCCTAGAACAGCAAGTTGAATGCATGGCTTTCGGCGTGCCGTGA
- a CDS encoding helix-turn-helix domain-containing protein: MSAEQEKREYVLNAIASYPSQAQAAIALGTCPRVVSQWNTNKTQPGELAVRVIQLLVHCGVNSVRV, from the coding sequence ATGAGTGCAGAGCAGGAAAAAAGGGAATACGTTTTGAATGCGATCGCTAGTTATCCTAGTCAAGCGCAAGCTGCGATCGCACTTGGGACGTGTCCTAGAGTGGTTTCCCAGTGGAACACTAATAAAACACAGCCTGGAGAGTTAGCAGTCAGGGTAATTCAGTTACTAGTACACTGCGGCGTAAATTCAGTTAGGGTATGA
- a CDS encoding transposase, producing the protein MAHKYLLSYYYVSPQDAERIDTFREVSGDTEKTLVTQFTRGWIARNRDYYLKLARFDADKREISFREWAEIIVLQGVEALPPYRHELKDIPENPLKDVALPPSSELIRRGINYITLGTQNLALLKVAIHYDRDNAVGFVSRIVKEHFDRNWDKLYLPQVEAENFENWI; encoded by the coding sequence ATGGCCCATAAATATCTGTTGTCTTACTACTACGTCTCTCCGCAAGACGCGGAGAGGATAGACACTTTCAGGGAAGTTTCGGGTGATACCGAAAAAACTCTAGTCACCCAATTTACAAGGGGGTGGATAGCGCGAAACAGAGACTACTATTTAAAGCTGGCTAGATTTGATGCCGACAAACGGGAAATCTCCTTTAGAGAATGGGCGGAAATTATTGTTTTGCAGGGGGTTGAAGCTTTACCCCCATATCGGCATGAGCTTAAGGACATCCCAGAGAACCCATTAAAAGATGTTGCTTTGCCTCCTAGTTCTGAGCTAATTAGGCGTGGCATCAACTACATAACGCTAGGAACGCAAAACCTAGCACTACTTAAAGTTGCAATTCACTATGACAGAGACAATGCTGTTGGCTTTGTCTCCAGAATCGTGAAAGAGCATTTTGATCGAAACTGGGACAAGCTTTATTTGCCCCAGGTAGAAGCTGAGAATTTTGAAAACTGGATTTAG
- a CDS encoding plasmid partition protein ParG, translating into MHISITEDLKKRFHAACALRGLKMSQVVVEMIEQWLKANEVKSVSEELL; encoded by the coding sequence ATGCACATTAGTATTACAGAGGACTTGAAGAAGCGGTTTCATGCAGCTTGCGCTTTGCGAGGGCTAAAAATGAGTCAAGTTGTGGTAGAGATGATTGAGCAATGGCTGAAAGCTAATGAGGTGAAGTCTGTTAGTGAGGAATTGTTGTAA
- a CDS encoding caspase family protein, with translation MNGKTRYYLIACGTSEYKNFDDDKQLASVETDLERVVNLFTHNFGYERVLVGLDINPNMPDITLKFADWLQNEERCETDCVIFYYSGHGEYLQGDRHYLLMGNTDPNKIAQTALPTEDLVRPLKNQRVKISQILYIIDTCYSQSGAGDIANIASSVIQQYQPVEGANIAVHAIAACRAKQTAIEGVFSNALEEILKDWMLKEELKEGYINPNELVDKINQKIRSETQRVVHNNVGSETLAKFFHILPKTLQTWEGKHHEFIEELLQILNNNLESSLFFINSFLLSRQLNEKFVVDEQDLKDKLKYLAIKPVSDRICPLIACSEWCRLKFGNRNDETYNLTLVQKIEKWQDKVIKCREGVDLNKIQEFVNRSFDEFEKLIKKGNLRIQIEVEPEINAKEGTGKETGLFLLNMNLWIESQDLPLGRFAESLLLKPEIEENDGRKSETLLSRLEKDNLLSNLIRQARYSLPKQVKPAIEIFLPLDFYQESLENICFKRGRKQEELGKEYPIFVNSFERYFDQDFREIRDEIYENKKALWNNNDNHLDSEIYYIGKKPSKSDLEMIEETKAIAVWSRNDKKLLVEGDEGDIKISEWKNWPKKIQNLRTQNQNLEITLFWDDLYPKPSLRSRPLNTKVVE, from the coding sequence ATGAATGGAAAAACTCGGTATTATCTAATTGCTTGTGGGACAAGTGAGTACAAAAATTTCGATGATGATAAACAATTAGCCAGTGTTGAGACAGATTTGGAAAGGGTAGTCAATCTATTTACTCACAATTTTGGATATGAGCGAGTTTTGGTGGGCTTGGACATCAACCCAAATATGCCCGATATCACTTTAAAATTTGCTGACTGGCTTCAAAATGAAGAACGCTGTGAGACAGATTGCGTCATTTTCTACTATTCTGGTCATGGTGAGTATCTGCAAGGGGATAGACATTATCTTTTGATGGGGAATACCGATCCTAACAAAATTGCACAGACAGCTTTACCAACTGAAGATTTAGTCCGCCCCCTAAAAAATCAGAGAGTCAAAATCTCTCAAATTCTTTATATTATCGATACTTGTTATTCGCAAAGTGGTGCAGGAGATATTGCAAACATTGCCTCAAGTGTAATTCAGCAATACCAGCCAGTCGAAGGAGCGAACATTGCTGTTCATGCTATTGCTGCCTGTCGTGCGAAGCAAACAGCAATCGAAGGTGTATTTTCTAATGCACTTGAGGAAATTCTTAAGGATTGGATGCTAAAAGAAGAGTTAAAAGAGGGGTATATCAATCCAAATGAGTTAGTAGACAAGATTAACCAGAAAATTCGTTCCGAGACTCAGCGTGTTGTACACAACAATGTGGGATCTGAGACTTTGGCTAAATTTTTTCATATTTTACCTAAAACTTTGCAGACATGGGAAGGAAAACACCATGAATTTATAGAAGAACTTTTACAGATTTTAAATAATAACCTTGAAAGTAGTTTGTTTTTTATCAATTCTTTTCTTTTAAGTAGACAATTGAATGAAAAATTTGTTGTAGATGAGCAAGACCTCAAAGACAAATTAAAATATTTAGCGATAAAACCAGTTTCAGATAGAATTTGTCCATTGATTGCCTGTTCAGAATGGTGTAGGCTTAAATTCGGTAATCGCAATGATGAAACTTACAACTTGACCCTCGTCCAAAAAATTGAAAAGTGGCAAGACAAAGTCATTAAATGTAGAGAAGGAGTGGATTTAAATAAAATTCAAGAGTTTGTCAACCGCTCATTTGATGAATTTGAAAAGCTTATTAAGAAAGGAAATTTGAGGATTCAAATTGAAGTAGAGCCAGAAATAAATGCAAAGGAAGGTACAGGTAAGGAAACTGGCTTGTTTCTCTTGAATATGAATTTGTGGATTGAAAGTCAAGATTTACCATTGGGTAGGTTTGCAGAGTCGTTACTACTGAAACCAGAGATAGAAGAAAATGATGGCAGAAAGAGTGAAACTCTCTTGAGTCGCCTTGAGAAAGATAATTTATTGTCAAACTTAATTCGGCAAGCGCGTTATAGTTTACCTAAGCAAGTAAAACCTGCAATTGAAATTTTTCTGCCTTTGGATTTTTATCAAGAGTCTTTAGAAAATATTTGTTTCAAAAGAGGCAGAAAACAAGAAGAATTGGGGAAGGAGTACCCAATATTTGTCAACTCATTTGAACGGTATTTCGACCAAGACTTTCGAGAAATTCGTGATGAGATTTACGAAAACAAAAAAGCCTTATGGAATAATAATGATAATCACTTGGACTCCGAAATTTACTACATCGGCAAGAAACCATCAAAATCAGATTTAGAAATGATTGAGGAAACCAAAGCGATCGCCGTCTGGAGTCGAAATGATAAAAAGCTTCTTGTTGAAGGAGACGAAGGTGATATAAAAATATCAGAGTGGAAGAATTGGCCTAAGAAAATACAGAATTTACGCACACAGAATCAAAACCTAGAGATAACGCTTTTTTGGGACGATTTATATCCCAAGCCTTCCCTACGCTCTAGACCTTTAAATACCAAGGTGGTGGAATAA
- a CDS encoding IS5 family transposase, which translates to MSKAYPSNLTRVQYEFLSEMIPEPKPGGRKREVDIWEVLNGIFYVLVEGVRWRSLPGDFPAWQTVYTYFRNWRKDGTWLEIHDTLRQWTRIEQERHSSPSEAIIDSQSVKTAAMVHKAVGYDAGKKIKGRKRFMTVDTLGLVLRVLVTAASVGEREGGKKVLKRVKQSSNQVSRLTTIWVDGGFNGDPFMQWVMDFCRWIVQVVLRPEQTKGFVLLKKRWVVERTFGWLMGCRRLVRDYELLPETSETFIYLAMIRIMVRRLA; encoded by the coding sequence ATGAGTAAAGCATACCCCAGCAATCTGACCCGTGTTCAATATGAATTTCTGAGTGAGATGATTCCAGAACCAAAACCTGGTGGTCGCAAGCGTGAAGTTGATATATGGGAAGTCCTTAACGGAATTTTTTATGTCTTGGTAGAAGGAGTTAGATGGCGATCGCTACCGGGTGACTTTCCCGCATGGCAGACAGTGTACACCTATTTTCGTAATTGGCGCAAAGATGGAACTTGGCTAGAAATTCACGATACACTCCGGCAGTGGACGCGAATTGAGCAGGAGCGCCATTCGAGTCCATCAGAGGCAATCATTGATAGTCAAAGTGTGAAAACTGCTGCAATGGTACATAAAGCTGTGGGCTACGATGCGGGCAAGAAAATAAAAGGGCGCAAGCGATTTATGACAGTTGATACCTTGGGTTTAGTTTTGCGGGTCTTGGTAACAGCAGCCAGTGTGGGTGAGCGTGAAGGGGGCAAAAAAGTTCTTAAACGGGTAAAGCAATCTAGCAACCAGGTTTCTCGTTTGACAACCATTTGGGTGGATGGCGGCTTTAATGGTGATCCGTTCATGCAGTGGGTGATGGACTTCTGTCGTTGGATTGTGCAGGTGGTTCTGCGACCAGAACAAACCAAGGGTTTTGTGCTGCTCAAAAAACGTTGGGTCGTGGAGCGGACTTTTGGTTGGTTAATGGGGTGTCGGCGATTGGTTAGAGACTATGAATTATTGCCTGAAACATCGGAGACATTTATCTACCTTGCCATGATTCGGATCATGGTGAGGCGATTAGCATAA
- a CDS encoding AAA family ATPase, translated as MGFVASEQALELVNAALCLRRPLLIEGNPGSGKTSLAYAVACELGLPGPYRWSIVSRSTLKDGLYAYDAIGRLQETSLLRQKVGQTSEITEPEVGNYLRLGAMGMAFHQSQPGRPAVLLIDEIDKSDIDMPNDLLHIFEEGFFEIPELARLQSDDVKVLSYRSQRDESGGKITIKKGFVQCREFPLVFMTSNEAREFPPAFLRRCLRLSLRQPNTEDDFYQILEKRFGSKELKQLDKPARKLIQNFLDRIQKKDVKLATDQLLNAVYLLLQGDNLTQDERQFLLDTIFKSLSG; from the coding sequence TTGGGGTTTGTTGCTAGCGAACAAGCATTAGAGTTAGTTAATGCTGCGTTGTGTTTGCGCCGCCCTTTGCTGATTGAGGGTAATCCTGGATCTGGTAAGACATCATTAGCTTATGCAGTAGCGTGTGAACTGGGGTTGCCAGGCCCCTATCGCTGGTCAATCGTTTCTCGCAGCACTTTAAAGGATGGACTATATGCCTACGATGCTATTGGGCGACTGCAAGAAACATCCCTACTCAGGCAAAAAGTCGGTCAGACAAGTGAGATTACAGAACCTGAAGTTGGCAACTATTTGAGGTTGGGAGCGATGGGTATGGCATTTCATCAGTCTCAACCAGGTAGACCGGCGGTGCTGCTCATTGACGAGATTGATAAGAGTGATATTGATATGCCCAACGATCTGTTGCATATTTTTGAGGAAGGATTTTTTGAAATACCAGAACTGGCTCGATTACAAAGTGACGATGTAAAAGTGCTTTCTTACCGCAGTCAACGCGATGAGAGTGGTGGCAAAATTACTATCAAAAAAGGGTTTGTGCAATGTAGAGAATTTCCTTTAGTGTTTATGACTAGTAATGAAGCGCGAGAGTTTCCGCCTGCTTTTCTGCGCCGATGTTTACGCCTATCTCTCAGACAACCCAATACGGAGGATGATTTCTATCAAATTTTAGAGAAGCGGTTCGGTTCCAAGGAGCTGAAACAATTGGATAAGCCAGCTAGGAAATTAATTCAAAATTTTCTTGATCGCATTCAAAAGAAGGATGTAAAATTAGCGACTGACCAATTGTTAAATGCCGTCTATCTCTTACTGCAAGGTGACAACCTCACCCAAGATGAACGTCAATTTTTGTTAGATACTATCTTCAAATCGCTGTCAGGCTAG
- a CDS encoding formylglycine-generating enzyme family protein has product MAGEKDKWWEDETEIAELIWCAAHLHRIIAPPSLKGVEQPEDLRSPDGESPAEKLSESSAKTTPAEQTEPRTPIATYPKNSEPPPVTSETRELPSSERASPIRVPDPFPLPKPAEMSKALLPIAKRVPGILANELDVDATVEQTAEANGLLMMAFRPPLERWFEVHLLIDRSPSMAFWGDLAEGVATLFRWQGFFRDVRVWQFETLNTEPRLFSGPERIEREIRSLIAPGRNRLFVVLTDTLGKAWHSSKAFAALAILGEQHPVAIAHVFPQTLWRRTALLQAILRPLVTPESGCANSMLQVGARLHTKAPLYRFPIFNLSSNHFTTWANFLGGSGGNSIQGVLIRQEAQEAPAITKVDEPELVEEKPEDLLREFLSDASPEARELAKVLAAVPLFPPVMRLAQKQFLPDSEHWHLAEVFFSGLLQRSALGPEKTTVPETWYEFKPGIRKLLLENSPVLRTAEIWRSIGYLIQHHYGSLRDFQALIPNPEGSIPDAATNKDLYFAEVEAAVLMTWGGEYARQAQELLDKVAAAKWQIESLPLIKTFEFAVTTISIIEDETESSSLIKLQPFEFEVAVIQVGNILEVLDEAVFAKTEEHLDSVQLLVLKGTLADKTYDEIAESISGKGGSSSYLANNVGPNLWKILSEMLGKKVTKRNVKEAIERWTADRRLTIHRHRQQAQYFIEDLRNNGVQLEMVSIPEGSFIMGSPQDEPERSSSESPQHQVTVRAFFMGKYTVTQAQWQAVASLPQINRKLNPNASRFKGANRPVDSVFWYDAVEFCDRLSQYTGKSYRLPSEAEWEYACRAGMTTPFHFGETTTSELANYNAEYTYGAGVKGTYREETTVVGSFGVANAFGLYDMHGNVWEWCLDDWHHNYEGAPTDGSAWFDDNNNLSQKQGNAVLRGGSWVSNPKLCRSASRGNDNGAVRGVIYDVIGFRVVCAAGRILQ; this is encoded by the coding sequence ATGGCTGGAGAGAAAGATAAATGGTGGGAAGATGAGACAGAGATCGCTGAACTAATTTGGTGTGCAGCTCACTTGCATCGCATCATTGCCCCTCCATCCCTCAAAGGTGTTGAACAACCAGAAGATTTGCGCTCTCCTGATGGGGAGTCGCCTGCTGAAAAACTCTCAGAAAGTAGCGCCAAGACTACTCCTGCTGAACAGACAGAGCCACGAACACCTATTGCTACTTATCCCAAGAACTCCGAGCCTCCCCCCGTCACTTCTGAAACAAGAGAGTTACCGTCAAGCGAACGCGCCTCACCCATTCGTGTTCCTGACCCCTTTCCTCTACCTAAACCAGCAGAAATGAGTAAGGCGCTTTTGCCCATAGCCAAACGAGTTCCAGGTATCTTAGCTAATGAATTGGATGTTGATGCCACAGTCGAGCAGACAGCCGAGGCAAATGGATTGCTGATGATGGCATTTCGCCCTCCCTTAGAGCGATGGTTTGAAGTACATTTACTGATTGATCGCTCACCTTCAATGGCGTTTTGGGGAGATTTAGCGGAAGGGGTAGCAACGCTCTTTCGCTGGCAAGGATTTTTTCGAGATGTCCGAGTTTGGCAGTTTGAGACGCTCAACACTGAGCCACGATTGTTTTCAGGGCCAGAGCGTATTGAGCGAGAGATTCGCAGTCTCATTGCACCGGGGCGGAATCGACTCTTTGTCGTGTTAACAGATACTTTGGGAAAGGCTTGGCATTCCAGTAAGGCATTTGCGGCACTGGCAATTCTAGGGGAGCAGCATCCCGTTGCTATTGCCCATGTTTTCCCCCAGACTTTATGGCGGCGGACTGCTTTGCTCCAGGCAATTCTACGGCCTCTCGTGACTCCCGAATCAGGGTGCGCCAACTCAATGTTGCAAGTCGGAGCTAGGCTGCATACGAAGGCTCCCCTCTATCGGTTCCCAATTTTCAACTTATCCTCCAACCACTTTACCACTTGGGCGAATTTCCTTGGGGGGAGTGGAGGTAATTCTATCCAAGGGGTGTTAATCAGACAGGAAGCACAGGAAGCACCAGCGATTACCAAGGTTGACGAACCCGAATTAGTGGAGGAAAAACCTGAAGATTTGCTACGAGAATTTCTGAGCGATGCCAGTCCCGAAGCGCGGGAACTTGCCAAGGTGCTGGCTGCGGTTCCCCTATTCCCTCCAGTCATGCGGTTGGCGCAAAAACAGTTCTTGCCCGATAGCGAACACTGGCATTTAGCAGAAGTATTTTTTAGTGGTCTGCTTCAACGGTCTGCCTTGGGGCCAGAAAAGACGACTGTTCCAGAAACTTGGTATGAGTTTAAACCAGGAATTCGCAAATTGCTGCTAGAAAATAGTCCGGTTCTCCGCACGGCTGAAATTTGGCGCTCAATTGGGTATTTGATCCAGCACCACTATGGAAGTCTGCGAGATTTTCAGGCACTCATTCCCAACCCAGAAGGTTCTATTCCAGATGCAGCTACGAACAAGGATCTCTATTTTGCCGAGGTTGAGGCGGCGGTTCTCATGACTTGGGGGGGAGAATATGCCCGTCAAGCGCAAGAACTTTTGGATAAAGTGGCGGCAGCTAAATGGCAGATTGAAAGCCTACCACTCATTAAAACCTTTGAATTTGCAGTAACTACTATCTCTATTATTGAGGATGAAACAGAATCATCTTCATTAATAAAATTGCAGCCTTTTGAATTTGAAGTCGCAGTTATACAAGTTGGTAATATTCTTGAAGTTCTTGATGAGGCAGTTTTCGCTAAAACAGAAGAACATTTAGATAGCGTTCAACTACTTGTCTTGAAGGGAACATTAGCAGATAAAACTTATGATGAAATCGCAGAGTCAATTTCAGGCAAAGGTGGCTCTTCATCTTATCTAGCAAATAATGTTGGCCCCAACCTGTGGAAAATTTTATCAGAAATGCTTGGTAAAAAAGTTACCAAGCGAAATGTTAAAGAAGCAATAGAACGGTGGACTGCTGATCGCCGTTTAACCATTCACCGTCATCGTCAGCAAGCCCAATATTTTATCGAAGACTTACGCAATAATGGCGTTCAGTTAGAAATGGTGTCTATTCCCGAAGGCAGTTTTATCATGGGATCTCCACAAGATGAACCGGAACGTTCAAGTAGTGAAAGTCCTCAACACCAAGTAACTGTAAGAGCGTTTTTCATGGGCAAATACACAGTAACTCAAGCACAGTGGCAAGCAGTCGCCTCTCTGCCCCAAATTAACCGAAAACTTAACCCTAACGCCTCCAGATTTAAAGGTGCAAATCGACCCGTAGACAGCGTTTTTTGGTACGATGCGGTTGAGTTTTGCGATCGCCTTTCCCAATATACAGGCAAAAGCTACCGCCTGCCCAGCGAAGCCGAATGGGAATATGCCTGTCGTGCAGGAATGACTACACCGTTCCATTTTGGTGAAACAACTACATCAGAACTAGCTAACTATAATGCTGAATACACTTATGGTGCAGGTGTGAAAGGAACGTATCGAGAAGAAACTACAGTTGTAGGGAGCTTTGGCGTAGCTAACGCCTTTGGGTTATACGATATGCACGGAAACGTATGGGAATGGTGTCTTGATGATTGGCACCATAACTATGAAGGTGCGCCCACAGATGGCAGTGCTTGGTTTGATGATAATAATAACCTTTCTCAAAAACAAGGAAATGCCGTGCTGCGGGGCGGTTCCTGGGTCAGCAATCCTAAGCTCTGCCGTTCCGCGTCCCGCGGCAACGACAATGGGGCGGTGCGCGGCGTCATCTACGACGTTATTGGTTTTCGTGTTGTCTGCGCTGCCGGGAGGATTCTTCAGTAG